Proteins encoded in a region of the Vitis riparia cultivar Riparia Gloire de Montpellier isolate 1030 chromosome 7, EGFV_Vit.rip_1.0, whole genome shotgun sequence genome:
- the LOC117918805 gene encoding U-box domain-containing protein 3 isoform X2: MPSSTILIHIKGGQMDTKSVRCLINSISRFIHLVSCQTPKPMPIQKDCRNMVSLLKLLKPVLDDVVNCKIPSDEILFKECEELDMAVNEAREFVENWCPKMSKIFSVLQSEQLVMKIQSSSLEICFILCRLLHSSPSVSNLTSIQKLQHLEQKRISEYIEQALRSQRDEMIPHTQQLAKIIESLSLTSKQELLKESVAVERERMNAQVNKTAYELDRINQIVELVSHIRDCMVRLGGFEVINGVRIPSYFCCPLSLELMMDPVIVASGQTYERSSIQKWLDQGLMICPKTRQTLAHANLIPNYTVKALIENWCEENNITLSGTSEHTNITPVPSPLDHVSAQDVIGMDSFRCSIHSSNCTSRSSLEVGNGIEKLKVDVSTRFGGEESNVCKSREPEKLERQSPEQSYIHSRTESTSSAVSSIDSLPTASTELSRISNKQENGIGLSGEITSECHASPSNRDLEFSPWFSGKQFHSSKTKVEMVSNGKRGSPRILSLPFSDPKFDDLITSSHVEKLVEDLKSQSNELQTVAASELRLLAKHNMENRIIIGRCGAIAPLVLLLYSEVKQTQENAVTALLNLSINDANKVIIAEAGAIESLIHVLISGNAGAKENSAATLFSLSVLEEYKAKIGCSGAVKALVDLLGSGTLRGKKDAATALFNLSICHENKPRIIQAGAVKYLVQLMEPATGMVDKAVALLANLSIISEGCFAIVREGGIPLLVELVETGSVRGKENAASILLQLCINSPKFCTLVLQEGAIPPLVALSQSGTPRAKEKAQQLLSHFRNQREGAAAKGKS; encoded by the exons ATGCCTTCATCTACCATCTTAATCCACATCAAGGGAG GTCAGATGGACACTAAGTCTGTACGATGTCTTATTAACAGCATTTCTCGGTTCATCCATCTGGTTTCATGCCAGACACCGAAACCTATGCCCATTCAAAAGGATTGCAGAAATATGGTCAGCTTATTGAAGCTTTTGAAACCGGTGCTTGATGATGTTGTTAATTGCAAAATACCATCAGATGAAATTCTATTTAAAGAATGCGAAGAGTTGGATATGGCTGTTAATGAGGCTAGGGAGTTTGTGGAGAATTGGTGCCCAAAGATGAGCAAGATTTTCAGT GTTCTACAGAGTGAGCAATTGGTGATGAAAATCCAGAGCTCTTCCCTGGAGATTTGTTTTATATTGTGTAGATTGTTACATTCGTCTCCATCTGTGTCAAATTTAACCAGCATTCAG AAACTTCAACATTTAGAGCAGAAAAGAATATCAGAATACATAGAACAGGCTCTGAGAAGTCAAAGAGATGAGATGATTCCTCATACTCAACAGCTAGCTAAAATTATTGAGTCCCTTAGTTTGACATCAAAGCAGGAATTGCTGAAAGAGAGTGTGGCTGTGGAAAGGGAGAGAATGAATGCCCAAGTCAATAAAACAGCATATGAATTAGACCGAATCAATCAAATTGTGGAACTCGTCTCCCATATTCGTGATTGCATGGTTAGACTTGGGGGATTTGAAGTTATAAATGGTGTCCGAATACCTTCATATTTCTGCTGCCCATTGTCTTTGGAACTCATGATGGATCCTGTGATTGTGGCATCTGGTCAGACCTATGAGAGGTCTTCCATCCAAAAATGGCTCGATCAAGGGTTGATGATTTGCCCAAAAACCCGTCAAACTCTTGCACATGCAAATCTCATCCCCAATTACACTGTGAAAGCTTTGATAGAGAATTGGTGTGAGGAAAACAATATAACACTTTCTGGGACTTCCGAGCATACTAATATAACCCCAGTTCCATCCCCATTGGATCATGTATCTGCTCAAGATGTCATTGGAATGGATAGTTTCCGTTGTTCCATACACAGTAGCAATTGTACATCAAGATCCTCTTTGGAAGTTGGAAATGGAATTGAGAAATTAAAGGTTGATGTCTCCACCAGATTTGGTGGGGAAGAATCCAATGTATGCAAGAGTAGGGAACCTGAAAAGTTGGAGCGCCAATCCCCTGAACAGTCATATATTCACAGCAGGACTGAATCAACCTCAAGTGCTGTTTCCAGTATTGATTCCTTACCTACCGCGTCAACTGAATTGTCAAGGATATCcaataaacaagaaaatgggatcGGGCTGTCTGGAGAAATCACATCTGAGTGTCACGCTTCTCCTTCAAATAGAGATTTGGAATTCTCTCCATGGTTTTCTGGAAAACAATTTCATAGTTCCAAAACAAAAGTGGAAATGGTCAGCAATGGAAAACGTGGCTCCCCGAGAATTCTATCCCTTCCATTTTCCGACCcaaaatttgatgatttgatcACGTCTTCCCATGTTGAGAAACTGGTTGAAGATCTAAAGAGTCAATCAAATGAATTGCAAACTGTAGCTGCATCGGAATTGAGGCTTCTGGCAAAGCACAACATGGAGAACCGCATTATTATAGGGCGTTGTGGGGCTATTGCACCATTAGTTTTACTTCTATACTCAGAAGTGAAGCAAACCCAAGAGAATGCCGTCACAGCTCTCTTGAATCTATCCATTAATGATGCAAATAAGGTCATTATTGCAGAAGCTGGAGCTATAGAATCTCTTATCCATGTTCTGATATCAGGAAATGCTGGAGCCAAAGAAAACTCTGCAGCAACTCTGTTTAGCCTGTCTGTTTTAGAAGAATACAAAGCTAAGATTGGATGTTCTGGTGCAGTTAAAGCCTTGGTGGATCTTCTGGGCTCAGGGACTCTCAGAGGGAAGAAAGATGCTGCTACTGCATTGTTTAACCTATCAATATGCCATGAAAATAAGCCTCGTATAATTCAAGCAGGAGCTGTGAAGTATCTTGTTCAATTGATGGAACCTGCTACAGGAATGGTTGACAAGGCTGTTGCTCTTCTTGCAAACCTGTCAATAATTTCAGAGGGATGCTTTGCAATTGTACGGGAAGGGGGCATTCCCTTGTTGGTTGAGCTTGTCGAAACAGGATCAGTGCGAGGAAAGGAAAATGCTGCCTCCATACTATTGCAACTATGCATTAACAGTCCCAAATTTTGTACCCTGGTTCTGCAAGAAGGAGCCATCCCACCCCTTGTTGCCTTATCTCAGTCTGGCACACCAAGAGCCAAGGAGAAG GCACAGCAGCTTCTCAGTCACTTCAGGAACCAGCGAGAAGGGGCTGCAGCGAAgggaaaatcatga
- the LOC117918805 gene encoding U-box domain-containing protein 3 isoform X1, with translation MPSSTILIHIKGGQMDTKSVRCLINSISRFIHLVSCQTPKPMPIQKDCRNMVSLLKLLKPVLDDVVNCKIPSDEILFKECEELDMAVNEAREFVENWCPKMSKIFSVLQSEQLVMKIQSSSLEICFILCRLLHSSPSVSNLTSIQHCMQKLQHLEQKRISEYIEQALRSQRDEMIPHTQQLAKIIESLSLTSKQELLKESVAVERERMNAQVNKTAYELDRINQIVELVSHIRDCMVRLGGFEVINGVRIPSYFCCPLSLELMMDPVIVASGQTYERSSIQKWLDQGLMICPKTRQTLAHANLIPNYTVKALIENWCEENNITLSGTSEHTNITPVPSPLDHVSAQDVIGMDSFRCSIHSSNCTSRSSLEVGNGIEKLKVDVSTRFGGEESNVCKSREPEKLERQSPEQSYIHSRTESTSSAVSSIDSLPTASTELSRISNKQENGIGLSGEITSECHASPSNRDLEFSPWFSGKQFHSSKTKVEMVSNGKRGSPRILSLPFSDPKFDDLITSSHVEKLVEDLKSQSNELQTVAASELRLLAKHNMENRIIIGRCGAIAPLVLLLYSEVKQTQENAVTALLNLSINDANKVIIAEAGAIESLIHVLISGNAGAKENSAATLFSLSVLEEYKAKIGCSGAVKALVDLLGSGTLRGKKDAATALFNLSICHENKPRIIQAGAVKYLVQLMEPATGMVDKAVALLANLSIISEGCFAIVREGGIPLLVELVETGSVRGKENAASILLQLCINSPKFCTLVLQEGAIPPLVALSQSGTPRAKEKAQQLLSHFRNQREGAAAKGKS, from the exons ATGCCTTCATCTACCATCTTAATCCACATCAAGGGAG GTCAGATGGACACTAAGTCTGTACGATGTCTTATTAACAGCATTTCTCGGTTCATCCATCTGGTTTCATGCCAGACACCGAAACCTATGCCCATTCAAAAGGATTGCAGAAATATGGTCAGCTTATTGAAGCTTTTGAAACCGGTGCTTGATGATGTTGTTAATTGCAAAATACCATCAGATGAAATTCTATTTAAAGAATGCGAAGAGTTGGATATGGCTGTTAATGAGGCTAGGGAGTTTGTGGAGAATTGGTGCCCAAAGATGAGCAAGATTTTCAGT GTTCTACAGAGTGAGCAATTGGTGATGAAAATCCAGAGCTCTTCCCTGGAGATTTGTTTTATATTGTGTAGATTGTTACATTCGTCTCCATCTGTGTCAAATTTAACCAGCATTCAG CACTGTATGCAGAAACTTCAACATTTAGAGCAGAAAAGAATATCAGAATACATAGAACAGGCTCTGAGAAGTCAAAGAGATGAGATGATTCCTCATACTCAACAGCTAGCTAAAATTATTGAGTCCCTTAGTTTGACATCAAAGCAGGAATTGCTGAAAGAGAGTGTGGCTGTGGAAAGGGAGAGAATGAATGCCCAAGTCAATAAAACAGCATATGAATTAGACCGAATCAATCAAATTGTGGAACTCGTCTCCCATATTCGTGATTGCATGGTTAGACTTGGGGGATTTGAAGTTATAAATGGTGTCCGAATACCTTCATATTTCTGCTGCCCATTGTCTTTGGAACTCATGATGGATCCTGTGATTGTGGCATCTGGTCAGACCTATGAGAGGTCTTCCATCCAAAAATGGCTCGATCAAGGGTTGATGATTTGCCCAAAAACCCGTCAAACTCTTGCACATGCAAATCTCATCCCCAATTACACTGTGAAAGCTTTGATAGAGAATTGGTGTGAGGAAAACAATATAACACTTTCTGGGACTTCCGAGCATACTAATATAACCCCAGTTCCATCCCCATTGGATCATGTATCTGCTCAAGATGTCATTGGAATGGATAGTTTCCGTTGTTCCATACACAGTAGCAATTGTACATCAAGATCCTCTTTGGAAGTTGGAAATGGAATTGAGAAATTAAAGGTTGATGTCTCCACCAGATTTGGTGGGGAAGAATCCAATGTATGCAAGAGTAGGGAACCTGAAAAGTTGGAGCGCCAATCCCCTGAACAGTCATATATTCACAGCAGGACTGAATCAACCTCAAGTGCTGTTTCCAGTATTGATTCCTTACCTACCGCGTCAACTGAATTGTCAAGGATATCcaataaacaagaaaatgggatcGGGCTGTCTGGAGAAATCACATCTGAGTGTCACGCTTCTCCTTCAAATAGAGATTTGGAATTCTCTCCATGGTTTTCTGGAAAACAATTTCATAGTTCCAAAACAAAAGTGGAAATGGTCAGCAATGGAAAACGTGGCTCCCCGAGAATTCTATCCCTTCCATTTTCCGACCcaaaatttgatgatttgatcACGTCTTCCCATGTTGAGAAACTGGTTGAAGATCTAAAGAGTCAATCAAATGAATTGCAAACTGTAGCTGCATCGGAATTGAGGCTTCTGGCAAAGCACAACATGGAGAACCGCATTATTATAGGGCGTTGTGGGGCTATTGCACCATTAGTTTTACTTCTATACTCAGAAGTGAAGCAAACCCAAGAGAATGCCGTCACAGCTCTCTTGAATCTATCCATTAATGATGCAAATAAGGTCATTATTGCAGAAGCTGGAGCTATAGAATCTCTTATCCATGTTCTGATATCAGGAAATGCTGGAGCCAAAGAAAACTCTGCAGCAACTCTGTTTAGCCTGTCTGTTTTAGAAGAATACAAAGCTAAGATTGGATGTTCTGGTGCAGTTAAAGCCTTGGTGGATCTTCTGGGCTCAGGGACTCTCAGAGGGAAGAAAGATGCTGCTACTGCATTGTTTAACCTATCAATATGCCATGAAAATAAGCCTCGTATAATTCAAGCAGGAGCTGTGAAGTATCTTGTTCAATTGATGGAACCTGCTACAGGAATGGTTGACAAGGCTGTTGCTCTTCTTGCAAACCTGTCAATAATTTCAGAGGGATGCTTTGCAATTGTACGGGAAGGGGGCATTCCCTTGTTGGTTGAGCTTGTCGAAACAGGATCAGTGCGAGGAAAGGAAAATGCTGCCTCCATACTATTGCAACTATGCATTAACAGTCCCAAATTTTGTACCCTGGTTCTGCAAGAAGGAGCCATCCCACCCCTTGTTGCCTTATCTCAGTCTGGCACACCAAGAGCCAAGGAGAAG GCACAGCAGCTTCTCAGTCACTTCAGGAACCAGCGAGAAGGGGCTGCAGCGAAgggaaaatcatga
- the LOC117919351 gene encoding rho-N domain-containing protein 1, chloroplastic: MSRAIHLAAGYGPSDGRCLPCSGVSRRAVALSPCTSRCDYKTLSQVKIVPLKCISRGASFMCNASSSGNRRNPDFSRQSRHGFSRGRNRHNEENNNSENLEESEFLSSKNGPLLSLSGSPKFQVTATPGPREKEIVELFRKVQAQLRERAAMKEERKSEASQRQAKESENVDSLLKLLRKHSVEQGKRRSSSRDFNLSQPDQNGPFDEEKSTSFFDLNSSMRDEAQEPNASFTRPASNFQRKSPVPRVKYYPGRDTVNSVSNPNMGGKKKKSLVETYSQPEPEPEPEPEPEPEPELEPVTAFPDGDVFDELSDAESSDTEVYDDEDAEEQESAQHRDLSALKLPELRALAKSRGMKGFSKLKKGELMELLIGRSI; this comes from the exons ATGTCTCGAGCAATCCATCTCGCCGCAG GTTATGGACCATCGGATGGCAGATGTCTCCCTTGCTCAGGGGTTTCTAGAAGAGCTGTTGCTTTATCCCCTTGCACTTCTCGGTGTGACTACAAAACCCTTTCACAGGTTAAGATTGTACCACTAAAATGCATATCCAGGGGAGCATCTTTTATGTGCAATGCAAGTTCTAGTGGCAATAGGAGAAACCCAGACTTCTCAAGGCAAAGCAGACATGGATTCTCCCGAGGCAGGAACAGGCATAATGAAGAGAATAACAACTCTGAAAACCTTGAAGAATCTGAATTCTTATCATCAAAAAATGGGCCTTTACTTTCTCTTTCAGGTAGCCCAAAGTTCCAAGTAACAGCAACCCCAGGACCTAGAGAAAAGGAGATTGTGGAACTATTCAGGAAGGTGCAAGCTCAGCTTCGGGAAAGAGCAGcaatgaaagaagaaaggaagagtGAAGCATCACAAAGACAAGCTAAAGAGAGTGAAAATGTGGATTCCCTTCTTAAACTCTTGAGAAAACACTCAGTTGAACAAGGTAAGAGAAGAAGTAGTAGCAGAGACTTCAATTTGAGCCAGCCTGATCAGAATGGCCCATTTGATGAAGAGAAAAGCACAAGTTTCTTTGATCTAAATAGCAGTATGAGGGATGAGGCCCAAGAACCTAATGCCTCTTTTACCAGGCCAGCATCAAATTTCCAGCGTAAATCTCCAGTTCCACGAGTAAAATACTATCCTGGAAGGGACACAGTAAATTCTGTCTCAAATCCAAATATGGgtgggaagaaaaagaagagccTAGTTGAGACTTATTCTCAGCCAGAACCTGAGCCAGAGCCAGAGCCAGAGCCTGAACCTGAACCAGAGCTTGAGCCTGTGACCGCATTCCCAGATGGGGATGTATTTGATGAGTTGTCAGATGCTGAGTCTTCAGATACTGAGGTTTACGATGATGAAGATGCAGAAGAACAGGAATCTGCTCAACATAGGGATTTGAGTGCAttaaaactaccagaattgaggGCCCTTGCAAAGTCCCGAGGCATGAAAGGGTTCTCAAAGCTGAAGAAAGGCGAGCTCATGGAGCTGTTAATTGGGCGCTCAATCTGA